The following are encoded in a window of Arthrobacter antioxidans genomic DNA:
- a CDS encoding DUF2797 domain-containing protein, whose product MILLGVGRPGWWTRGWCGTSVADVRCGHQSRSALMPGERSVPESARPAVVVGAGLYAGFVEPTYLCSGVTWHEAGPALSMHEVSALPGDSGEEDEGRHELLLTPGTRLAFEITAEGKYCLGFHRVHGRDDRTWVRCADQAPSERGSQCGRCFAQDDLRFMHDIHRSGIAPAGLKRYLDQPHWLYVATFADGSTKVGTASHLRKRARLVEQGAVVAQYVAHARDGRIVRILEDEVTRTVGLPQAVRSATKAASLCAPLPSVQLEHVNDGFALAARGLLAGGMGIEGFVVVHEEFEPPSSWSAVLSRRGLQPYPSPLGQGRHGVTVREVLGPSALVSIDGSDLVFVADLAQLKGRRLRAGDFSTPVPAVQEALF is encoded by the coding sequence GTGATCCTCCTGGGCGTCGGGCGTCCGGGCTGGTGGACGCGGGGGTGGTGCGGCACCAGTGTCGCCGACGTCCGCTGCGGGCACCAGAGCCGGTCGGCCCTGATGCCCGGGGAACGCTCGGTGCCGGAGTCCGCACGTCCCGCCGTCGTTGTCGGCGCCGGCCTCTACGCTGGATTTGTGGAACCCACCTATCTCTGCAGCGGCGTCACCTGGCACGAGGCCGGTCCGGCCCTGTCGATGCACGAGGTGTCGGCGCTGCCCGGGGACTCCGGTGAGGAGGACGAGGGGCGGCACGAACTGCTGCTCACTCCCGGCACGAGACTGGCCTTCGAGATCACCGCCGAAGGGAAGTACTGCCTCGGCTTCCACCGGGTCCATGGTCGGGACGATCGCACATGGGTGCGGTGTGCCGACCAGGCGCCGTCCGAGCGCGGCTCCCAGTGCGGGCGGTGCTTCGCACAGGACGACCTCCGTTTCATGCACGACATCCACCGCTCCGGCATCGCCCCCGCCGGGCTGAAGCGCTACCTCGACCAGCCGCACTGGCTCTACGTGGCGACCTTCGCGGACGGCTCGACCAAGGTCGGGACGGCGTCGCACCTGCGGAAGCGGGCTCGCCTCGTGGAGCAGGGCGCCGTCGTCGCGCAGTACGTTGCACACGCCCGGGACGGGCGGATCGTCCGGATCCTCGAGGACGAGGTCACGCGCACGGTCGGCCTGCCGCAGGCCGTGCGATCCGCCACCAAGGCCGCGTCCCTGTGCGCGCCGCTGCCCTCCGTGCAGCTGGAGCACGTCAACGACGGCTTCGCCCTGGCAGCCCGGGGACTGCTGGCCGGGGGTATGGGGATCGAGGGTTTCGTGGTGGTGCACGAGGAGTTCGAGCCGCCGTCGTCGTGGTCCGCAGTCCTCAGCCGGCGAGGACTGCAGCCGTACCCGTCGCCGCTCGGCCAGGGCCGGCACGGCGTCACCGTCCGCGAGGTACTCGGCCCGTCCGCGCTGGTCTCGATCGATGGCTCGGACCTCGTGTTCGTCGCGGACCTGGCCCAGCTCAAGGGTCGGCGGCTCAGGGCCGGGGACTTCAGCACGCCGGTGCCGGCTGTCCAGGAAGCGCTCTTCTGA
- a CDS encoding pyridoxamine 5'-phosphate oxidase family protein: protein MESDERPGTVLSEDEAWDMLKRSEYGRLAVSVLGEPDIYPLNFVAHNGTLFMRTNPGTKLAELTVNERVAFEVDEVNDDEAWSVVLKGTARVIVAQSEVDEADTLPLKPWIPTRKYTYVEITPTYIHGRHFELGEEPERY, encoded by the coding sequence ATGGAAAGTGACGAACGACCCGGAACCGTCCTGTCCGAAGACGAAGCATGGGACATGCTGAAACGCTCCGAGTACGGTCGCCTCGCCGTGAGCGTGCTGGGCGAGCCGGACATCTATCCGCTCAACTTCGTGGCGCACAACGGAACACTGTTCATGCGGACGAATCCGGGGACGAAGCTGGCTGAACTCACGGTGAACGAACGCGTCGCCTTCGAGGTGGACGAGGTGAACGACGACGAGGCGTGGAGCGTGGTGCTCAAGGGCACGGCCCGGGTGATCGTGGCGCAGTCCGAGGTGGACGAGGCGGACACGCTACCGCTCAAGCCCTGGATCCCGACACGGAAGTACACCTACGTGGAGATCACGCCCACCTACATCCATGGCCGCCACTTCGAACTGGGCGAGGAACCGGAGCGGTACTGA
- a CDS encoding ATP-dependent DNA ligase: MTDLPFPVRPMLARAVAAVPEPDSVPGGLVYEPKWDGFRAIVRIADGTCEIGSRGSKMLTRYFPELVDALLENLPERCVVDGEIVVRKGDPGAERLDWDALSQRIHPAESRVRLLAEQTPSSFIAFDLLALDGADLTGVPFDERRKALEELGASFAEPVHLSQVTRDVGLARRWLVEFEGAGLDGVVAKPLAAAYEPNRRRMLKVKHHRSADTVVLGYRIHTSGQGVGSLLLGLHDDDGTLRNVGGISAFSAARRLELVDELEQDVMRDDDGAAELGATERSRFASAKDVSYIRLHPRRVVEVRYDQMEGDRFRHTVQFERWRPDREARSCTFDQLDLPAAYDLSRVLAGGTASPG, translated from the coding sequence ATGACCGACCTCCCCTTCCCCGTCCGGCCCATGCTCGCCAGGGCCGTCGCTGCCGTCCCCGAGCCGGACAGCGTGCCCGGCGGCCTCGTGTACGAGCCCAAGTGGGACGGCTTCCGGGCGATCGTGAGGATCGCGGACGGCACCTGCGAGATCGGCAGCCGGGGTTCGAAGATGCTCACCCGGTACTTCCCGGAACTCGTCGACGCACTGCTCGAGAACCTCCCCGAGCGCTGCGTGGTGGACGGCGAGATCGTCGTGCGGAAGGGGGACCCCGGGGCGGAGCGGCTCGACTGGGACGCCCTGTCGCAGCGGATCCACCCGGCGGAGAGCCGGGTGCGGCTCCTGGCGGAACAGACGCCGTCGTCGTTCATCGCCTTCGACCTCCTCGCCCTGGACGGGGCCGACCTGACGGGCGTCCCGTTCGACGAGCGCCGGAAGGCCCTGGAGGAGCTCGGGGCGTCCTTCGCGGAGCCGGTCCATCTCTCGCAGGTCACGCGCGACGTCGGGCTCGCGCGCCGTTGGCTCGTGGAGTTCGAAGGCGCGGGTCTCGACGGCGTCGTCGCGAAGCCGCTGGCCGCCGCCTACGAACCGAACAGACGGCGCATGCTCAAGGTGAAGCACCACCGCAGCGCGGACACCGTGGTGCTGGGCTACCGGATCCACACGTCGGGGCAGGGGGTGGGGTCGCTGCTGCTCGGTCTCCACGACGACGACGGCACGCTGCGGAACGTGGGCGGCATCTCCGCGTTCTCGGCCGCGCGTCGGCTGGAGCTGGTCGACGAGCTGGAGCAGGACGTGATGCGCGACGACGACGGCGCGGCGGAACTGGGTGCGACCGAGCGTAGCCGGTTCGCCTCGGCGAAGGACGTCTCCTACATCCGGCTCCATCCGCGACGCGTGGTCGAGGTGCGGTACGACCAGATGGAGGGCGACCGCTTCCGCCACACCGTCCAGTTCGAACGGTGGCGGCCGGACCGGGAGGCCCGCTCCTGCACCTTCGACCAGCTCGACCTCCCGGCGGCCTACGACCTCAGCCGGGTCCTGGCGGGCGGGACCGCGTCTCCGGGGTGA
- a CDS encoding type 1 glutamine amidotransferase domain-containing protein — protein MSEHDISGKKVAFLLTDGVEQIELTSPWNAVKEAGGVPTLVSPRTGTLQGFDGMDKGDTFEVDLAVADAKADDYDALVLPGGVVNADFLRVDKGAQAFTRAFFEQHKPVASICHGPWLLIDAGVVSGRDLTSYHTLATDLKNAGANWSDEEVVVDQGLVTSRTPDDLEAFNDKLLEEIEEGPHEGQTP, from the coding sequence ATGTCCGAACACGACATTTCCGGCAAGAAGGTCGCATTCCTGCTGACGGACGGGGTGGAGCAGATCGAGCTCACGAGCCCCTGGAACGCGGTCAAGGAGGCGGGCGGAGTCCCCACCCTGGTCTCGCCGAGAACCGGCACCCTCCAGGGCTTCGACGGCATGGACAAGGGTGACACCTTCGAGGTGGACCTCGCCGTGGCCGATGCGAAGGCCGACGACTACGACGCACTCGTCCTGCCCGGCGGCGTGGTGAACGCGGACTTCCTGCGCGTCGACAAGGGTGCCCAGGCGTTCACCCGTGCGTTCTTCGAGCAGCACAAGCCCGTCGCGTCCATCTGCCACGGCCCCTGGCTGCTGATCGACGCCGGCGTGGTGAGCGGCCGGGACCTGACGTCCTACCACACGCTCGCGACCGACCTGAAGAACGCGGGGGCCAACTGGAGCGACGAGGAGGTCGTGGTGGACCAGGGACTGGTCACGAGCCGCACCCCGGACGACCTCGAGGCGTTCAACGACAAGCTCCTCGAGGAGATCGAGGAAGGCCCCCACGAGGGCCAGACCCCGTAA
- a CDS encoding helix-turn-helix domain-containing protein, producing the protein MTADLDAVLDAVGPRLRALRAHRNLTLGDVSSASGISVSTLSRLESGRRRPNLEILLPIAQVYGVPLDDLVGAPPTGDPRIHLRPVEYHGVTAIPLTRRPGGMQAFKMVLDGDARGTEPDPQVHEGYEWLYILNGSLRLVLGDNDFVLGAGEAAEFDTRTPHWFASADGKPVELISLFGQQGERMHVRARPKRT; encoded by the coding sequence ATGACCGCAGATCTCGACGCGGTGCTCGACGCCGTCGGCCCCCGCCTCCGTGCCCTTCGGGCGCACCGCAATCTCACACTCGGGGACGTGTCCTCGGCGTCCGGCATCTCCGTGAGCACGCTGTCGCGGCTCGAATCCGGCCGGCGGCGCCCGAACCTCGAGATCCTCCTGCCCATCGCCCAGGTGTACGGGGTGCCGCTCGACGATCTCGTGGGAGCCCCGCCGACCGGCGACCCCCGCATCCACCTGCGTCCCGTCGAGTACCACGGCGTCACCGCCATCCCCCTCACACGCCGCCCCGGCGGCATGCAGGCGTTCAAGATGGTGCTCGACGGTGATGCGCGCGGCACCGAACCGGATCCGCAGGTCCACGAGGGCTACGAATGGCTGTACATCCTCAACGGCTCCCTCCGCCTCGTCCTCGGCGACAACGACTTCGTGCTCGGAGCGGGCGAGGCCGCCGAGTTCGACACCCGCACCCCCCACTGGTTCGCCAGTGCCGACGGGAAGCCCGTGGAGCTCATCAGTCTCTTCGGCCAGCAGGGCGAGCGGATGCACGTCAGGGCCCGACCGAAGCGGACCTAG
- a CDS encoding NAD(P)/FAD-dependent oxidoreductase: MPLTDHTLQERYDVVVIGGGPAGLSAAVTLGRALRSVVVLDAGQPRNAPARGVHGFLAREGMSPAALLDAGRADAERYGATLVRAEAVHVRRVTDGFAVALADGRGVVGRRLLLATGLADGLPAIPGLREQWGAGVVHCPYCHGYEIRGQRIGVLGTGPMSIHQTLLFRQWSEHITLFLDDTVIPTDEEWDTLAARSVRVVDGAVASVDQVDGALTGVTLRGGTVFGLDALAVGTRMEARGDLVEPLGLAPQDHPSGMGHSIAPGPMGSTAVPGVYVAGNVSNLSAQVVVAAAEGTMAGAAINADLVAEETAWALDGYRGPFSASSEAGVSERVLGVRRHGLDDGPAMGASAPAGSKRREEVRRVG; this comes from the coding sequence ATGCCACTCACCGATCACACCCTGCAGGAGCGGTACGACGTCGTCGTCATCGGCGGCGGACCCGCGGGCCTGAGCGCGGCCGTCACGCTGGGACGCGCCCTCCGCTCCGTCGTCGTCCTCGATGCCGGGCAGCCGCGCAACGCACCCGCCCGGGGCGTCCACGGCTTCCTCGCCCGCGAGGGCATGAGCCCCGCCGCGCTGCTCGACGCCGGCCGCGCCGATGCCGAGAGGTACGGCGCGACACTCGTCCGGGCCGAGGCCGTGCACGTCCGGCGCGTCACCGACGGCTTCGCCGTGGCACTGGCGGACGGGCGCGGCGTCGTCGGGCGGCGCCTGCTCCTCGCCACGGGCCTCGCGGACGGGCTGCCGGCGATTCCCGGTCTGCGCGAGCAGTGGGGTGCGGGCGTCGTGCATTGCCCGTACTGCCACGGGTACGAGATCCGAGGACAGCGCATCGGCGTCCTCGGGACCGGACCGATGTCCATCCACCAGACGCTCCTGTTCCGGCAGTGGTCGGAGCACATCACGCTGTTCCTCGACGACACGGTGATTCCGACGGACGAGGAGTGGGACACGCTGGCCGCCCGGTCGGTCCGCGTGGTGGACGGTGCCGTCGCCTCCGTCGACCAGGTGGACGGCGCCCTGACCGGGGTGACGCTGCGGGGCGGTACGGTCTTCGGCCTGGATGCCCTCGCCGTCGGGACGCGGATGGAAGCCCGCGGTGACCTGGTCGAACCGCTGGGCCTCGCTCCGCAGGATCATCCGTCCGGCATGGGCCACTCGATCGCCCCCGGTCCGATGGGCTCCACCGCGGTACCCGGGGTGTACGTCGCGGGCAACGTCTCGAATCTCTCCGCGCAGGTCGTCGTCGCTGCGGCCGAGGGCACCATGGCGGGTGCGGCGATCAACGCCGACCTGGTCGCGGAGGAGACCGCCTGGGCCCTCGACGGCTACCGCGGACCCTTCTCGGCGTCGTCGGAGGCCGGCGTCTCCGAGCGCGTGCTTGGTGTCCGGCGCCACGGGCTGGATGATGGTCCGGCCATGGGCGCCTCCGCGCCCGCCGGGTCGAAGCGTCGGGAAGAGGTACGCCGTGTCGGTTGA
- a CDS encoding class I SAM-dependent methyltransferase, protein MSVEYTQEFWDDRYRQHASRIWSGDPNRQLVAAAQDLSPGRALDVGCGEGADAVWLASRGWTVLGVDVSEVALSRARTHAEALEEPITDRLEWRHVDLLASPELPGGQDLVSIQFMHLPDPDRSRIFKQLATLVGIGGTLLIVAHDPSDRHAGVGRPPHAELFYTPQQIAALLDDSWDIRACESRPRTQRTPDGRDVTIRDAVLQAVRLR, encoded by the coding sequence GTGTCGGTTGAGTACACTCAGGAGTTCTGGGACGACCGCTACCGGCAGCATGCATCGAGGATCTGGAGCGGCGACCCGAACCGGCAGCTCGTCGCCGCGGCGCAGGACCTGTCGCCGGGCCGGGCGCTCGACGTCGGCTGCGGGGAGGGAGCCGACGCCGTCTGGCTCGCCTCCCGGGGATGGACCGTCCTCGGCGTCGACGTCTCCGAGGTGGCCCTCTCCCGTGCCAGGACCCACGCCGAGGCGCTCGAGGAGCCGATCACCGATCGCCTCGAGTGGCGGCACGTGGACCTGCTGGCCTCGCCGGAGCTCCCGGGCGGACAGGACCTCGTGTCCATCCAGTTCATGCACCTGCCCGATCCGGACCGTTCGCGGATCTTCAAGCAGCTGGCGACGCTCGTGGGCATCGGCGGCACCCTCCTGATCGTCGCCCACGACCCCTCGGACCGGCACGCCGGAGTCGGACGGCCGCCGCACGCCGAGCTCTTCTACACCCCGCAGCAGATCGCCGCCCTGCTCGACGACTCCTGGGACATCCGGGCCTGCGAATCCCGCCCGAGGACCCAGCGCACCCCGGACGGCCGTGACGTGACCATCAGGGACGCCGTCCTCCAGGCGGTACGGCTCCGCTGA
- a CDS encoding RtcB family protein, with protein sequence MDWISESYVNFASIIDDATLAQNRMTSSMPFVYPHFASMPDAHLGKGCAVGSVLPTLGAIIPAAVGVDIGCGMVAVRTDLTAGDIAHLDRRRLREAIERAVPLSAGNNNKRVGASAQPRVDDLERGARSAGFDPASYVKDWRLQLGTLGSGNHFIEVSLDEQDDVWLFLHSGSRGIGNRIALRHIRAAQDYCARRSVSLPHQDLAYLEEGTPEFDRYLAELLWAQRFALLNREEMMDRVVRRFTDWVGTPVQERERINCHHNYTQRETHYGKDVWLSRKGAIAADPGRPGLIPGSMGTRSYVVTGRGSREAMDSAPHGAGRGYSRTAARRTFSQDQLRAAMRGIEYRDTPAFLDEIPAAYKDIDVVMQDARELVDVRHTLRQIINVKGD encoded by the coding sequence ATGGACTGGATCAGCGAAAGCTACGTCAATTTCGCGAGCATCATCGACGACGCGACCCTGGCACAGAACAGGATGACCAGTTCCATGCCGTTCGTGTACCCGCACTTCGCCTCCATGCCCGACGCCCATCTGGGCAAGGGCTGCGCCGTCGGCTCGGTCCTGCCGACACTCGGGGCGATCATCCCGGCGGCCGTCGGCGTGGACATCGGCTGCGGGATGGTCGCGGTGCGGACCGACCTCACCGCCGGTGACATCGCCCACCTGGACCGCCGTCGCCTGCGCGAGGCGATCGAACGGGCCGTACCCCTCTCCGCGGGCAACAACAACAAGCGGGTGGGCGCCTCGGCCCAGCCGCGCGTCGACGACCTCGAGCGCGGCGCGCGGTCCGCGGGCTTCGACCCGGCGAGCTACGTGAAGGACTGGCGCCTGCAGCTCGGCACGCTCGGTTCGGGCAACCACTTCATCGAGGTGTCGCTCGACGAGCAGGACGACGTCTGGCTCTTCCTCCACTCCGGGTCCCGGGGCATCGGCAACCGCATCGCGCTGCGCCACATCCGCGCCGCGCAGGACTACTGTGCACGGCGGTCCGTCAGCCTGCCGCACCAGGATCTCGCGTACCTGGAGGAGGGCACGCCGGAGTTCGACCGCTACCTCGCCGAGCTGCTGTGGGCGCAGAGGTTCGCCCTGCTCAACCGCGAGGAGATGATGGATCGCGTGGTCCGCCGGTTCACGGACTGGGTCGGCACACCGGTGCAGGAGCGGGAGCGCATCAACTGCCACCACAACTACACGCAGCGGGAGACCCACTACGGCAAGGACGTCTGGCTCTCCCGCAAGGGTGCGATCGCCGCGGACCCGGGGCGTCCCGGCCTGATCCCCGGCTCGATGGGCACACGCTCCTACGTGGTGACGGGTCGGGGCAGCAGGGAGGCCATGGACTCGGCGCCCCACGGCGCCGGACGCGGATACTCCCGCACCGCGGCGCGCAGGACGTTCAGCCAGGACCAGCTCCGGGCGGCCATGCGCGGCATCGAGTACCGGGACACCCCGGCGTTCCTCGACGAGATCCCGGCCGCCTACAAGGACATCGACGTGGTCATGCAGGACGCCAGGGAGCTCGTGGACGTGCGCCACACGCTCCGTCAGATCATCAACGTCAAGGGCGACTGA
- a CDS encoding endo alpha-1,4 polygalactosaminidase: protein MRLLGRIAAAALSVPVLVACAPQTDVAGFPAGAPLDYQLGGAYEPPAGVGVVVRDASDDPADGLYSICYLNAFQTQPGELSAWRAEGLVLEVDGVPLADQDWPDEYLLDTSTDAGRGAIAERIGKGLESCADRGFDAVELDNLDSYVRSEGRLTLADNLELATTLAGRADDLGLLVGQKNAAEESAALEAAGFDFAVAEQCVEFEECGAYTDVYGQAVLAIEYPAESGDADPCAAPDRPESTVLRDRNLVTPGDPGYLYRDC from the coding sequence GTGAGACTTCTCGGACGCATCGCCGCTGCTGCACTCTCCGTTCCGGTGCTCGTGGCCTGCGCGCCGCAGACCGACGTCGCCGGCTTCCCTGCGGGCGCCCCGCTGGACTACCAGCTCGGCGGCGCCTACGAACCGCCGGCGGGAGTGGGGGTCGTGGTGCGGGATGCCTCCGACGATCCGGCGGACGGCCTGTATTCGATCTGCTACCTCAACGCGTTCCAGACGCAGCCGGGGGAGTTGTCCGCCTGGCGTGCCGAGGGCCTGGTCCTCGAGGTCGACGGTGTGCCGCTCGCAGACCAGGACTGGCCCGACGAGTACCTCCTCGACACCTCGACGGACGCCGGGCGCGGGGCGATCGCCGAGCGGATCGGGAAGGGCCTGGAGTCCTGCGCCGATCGCGGGTTCGACGCCGTCGAGCTGGACAATCTGGACTCGTACGTCCGGTCGGAAGGGCGCCTGACCCTGGCGGACAACCTGGAGCTGGCGACGACGCTGGCCGGGCGGGCGGACGATCTCGGCCTCCTGGTCGGGCAGAAGAACGCGGCCGAGGAATCAGCAGCACTCGAGGCGGCCGGGTTCGACTTCGCCGTCGCCGAGCAGTGCGTCGAGTTCGAGGAATGCGGTGCGTACACGGACGTCTACGGGCAGGCCGTCCTGGCGATCGAGTACCCGGCGGAGTCCGGCGACGCAGACCCCTGTGCCGCGCCGGACCGGCCGGAGTCGACGGTGCTCCGCGACAGGAACCTGGTGACGCCGGGAGATCCCGGCTACCTCTACCGGGACTGCTGA
- a CDS encoding DEAD/DEAH box helicase, with product MPENLSEQITDSTPVTDETATAPAAPAEDDAAEVRFTDLNLDHRVLAALTDVGYEKPSPIQAATIPALLEGRDVVGLAQTGTGKTAAFAIPALSKMAELADVNGGPSKNTQVLVLAPTRELALQVAEAFTSYAKHMEGFTVLPVYGGSPYGPQLAGLRRGAQVVVGTPGRVIDHISKGSLDLSNLEYVVLDEADEMLRMGFAEDVEQILSSTPAEKQVALFSATMPPAIRRIAKKYLNDPAEISVKGKTTTGTNTRQRFLQVMGPHKLDAMTRILEVEDYDGIIAFVRTKMATEDLADKLRSRGFSAAAINGDIPQQQRERTVEALRDGKIDILVATDVAARGLDVERISLVVNYDIPHDTESYVHRIGRTGRAGRSGDAILFITPREKYLLRSIEKATRQPVEQMQLPSTEKINELRLNKFAEKITTTLATEDVSLFRDLIANYEVEHDVPAAEIAAALAIMAQGGQPVLVQDIPVAPAGQRERADGRKDAFGSRGPTRTLTEGNATYRIAVGRRQRVMPGSIVGAIANEGGLSSSQIGGIDIRADHSLVELPADLSKDQLRALSKTRIGGELIHLELDKGRKPAGNRGAGEFKKPFKKDYPKRDGDTRFSGDANRKPRQAKGAGAGAGRPSTQSEQW from the coding sequence GTGCCTGAAAACCTGTCCGAACAGATCACCGACTCCACGCCCGTCACCGACGAGACCGCGACGGCCCCCGCCGCGCCGGCCGAGGACGACGCCGCCGAGGTCCGCTTCACCGACCTGAACCTGGACCACCGCGTCCTCGCCGCCCTGACCGACGTCGGCTACGAGAAGCCCTCACCCATCCAGGCAGCGACCATCCCCGCCCTGCTCGAGGGCCGCGACGTCGTCGGCCTCGCCCAGACCGGCACCGGCAAGACCGCCGCGTTCGCCATCCCCGCGCTGTCGAAGATGGCCGAGCTCGCCGACGTCAACGGCGGCCCTAGCAAGAACACGCAGGTCCTGGTCCTCGCACCGACCCGCGAACTCGCGCTGCAGGTCGCGGAGGCCTTCACCTCCTACGCCAAGCACATGGAGGGCTTCACCGTCCTCCCCGTCTACGGCGGATCGCCCTACGGCCCCCAGCTGGCCGGGCTCCGCCGCGGCGCGCAGGTCGTCGTCGGCACCCCCGGGCGCGTCATCGACCACATCTCCAAGGGCTCGCTCGATCTGTCCAACCTCGAGTACGTGGTGCTCGACGAGGCCGACGAGATGCTGCGCATGGGCTTCGCCGAGGACGTGGAGCAGATCCTCTCCTCCACCCCGGCCGAGAAGCAGGTTGCCCTGTTCTCCGCGACGATGCCCCCGGCCATCCGCCGCATCGCCAAGAAGTACCTGAACGACCCCGCCGAGATCTCGGTCAAGGGCAAGACGACGACGGGCACCAACACGCGTCAGCGCTTCCTGCAGGTCATGGGCCCGCACAAGCTGGACGCGATGACCCGCATCCTCGAGGTGGAGGACTACGACGGCATCATCGCCTTCGTCCGCACCAAGATGGCGACCGAAGACCTGGCGGACAAGTTGCGTTCACGGGGCTTCTCGGCCGCAGCCATCAACGGAGACATCCCCCAGCAGCAGCGCGAGCGCACCGTCGAGGCGCTGCGCGACGGCAAGATCGACATCCTCGTCGCCACGGACGTCGCCGCCCGTGGCCTGGACGTGGAGCGCATCTCGCTCGTCGTGAACTACGACATCCCGCACGACACCGAGTCCTACGTGCACCGCATCGGCCGCACCGGCCGTGCAGGCCGTTCGGGCGACGCGATCCTCTTCATCACCCCCCGTGAGAAGTACCTGCTCCGTTCGATCGAGAAGGCCACGCGCCAGCCGGTCGAGCAGATGCAGCTGCCCTCCACGGAGAAGATCAACGAGCTGCGCCTGAACAAGTTCGCGGAGAAGATCACCACGACGCTGGCCACCGAGGACGTCTCGCTGTTCCGCGACCTGATCGCGAACTACGAGGTCGAGCACGACGTGCCGGCCGCCGAGATCGCCGCAGCCCTCGCCATCATGGCGCAGGGCGGCCAGCCCGTCCTGGTCCAGGACATCCCGGTGGCTCCTGCCGGCCAGCGCGAGCGCGCCGACGGCCGCAAGGACGCCTTCGGGTCCCGTGGCCCCACGCGCACGCTCACCGAGGGCAACGCCACCTACCGCATCGCGGTGGGCCGTCGCCAGCGCGTGATGCCGGGCTCGATCGTCGGGGCCATCGCGAACGAGGGCGGCCTGTCCTCCTCGCAGATCGGCGGCATCGACATCCGTGCGGACCACAGCCTCGTGGAACTGCCCGCCGATCTCTCCAAGGACCAGCTGCGGGCGCTCTCCAAGACGCGCATCGGCGGCGAGCTGATCCACCTGGAGCTCGACAAGGGCCGCAAGCCCGCGGGCAACCGTGGTGCGGGCGAGTTCAAGAAGCCCTTCAAGAAGGACTACCCGAAGCGCGACGGCGACACCCGTTTCTCGGGCGACGCCAACCGCAAGCCACGCCAGGCCAAGGGCGCCGGCGCCGGGGCAGGACGCCCCAGCACGCAGTCCGAGCAGTGGTAG
- a CDS encoding MOSC domain-containing protein codes for MTSGTLLAVCRVHGLLPTRDSTGVTAIDKRAVVGPVDVHPLGLTGDIQASRKHHGGPTKALYAYSQEDADFWAAQLGRDVTPGLFGENLRVAGIDASNAVIGERWSVGEQVVLEVTMPRTPCVNFARYLGEKSWVKRFSEANRVGTYLRVVVKGSITAGDAIRISSVPDHGVTAAQVYAGLDETRALALLDAAARGALTLTPQVRKAALHARKVAAPA; via the coding sequence ATGACCTCCGGTACCCTCCTCGCGGTGTGCCGCGTCCACGGACTCCTGCCCACGAGGGACTCCACGGGCGTCACCGCGATCGACAAACGGGCCGTCGTCGGGCCCGTGGACGTCCACCCGCTGGGACTCACGGGGGACATCCAGGCCAGCCGCAAGCATCACGGCGGGCCCACGAAGGCCCTCTACGCCTACTCGCAGGAGGACGCCGACTTCTGGGCTGCGCAGCTGGGGCGGGACGTCACCCCGGGCCTCTTCGGCGAGAATCTCCGCGTCGCCGGGATCGACGCCTCCAACGCGGTCATCGGGGAACGCTGGAGCGTGGGGGAGCAGGTGGTCCTCGAGGTCACCATGCCGCGGACGCCGTGCGTGAACTTCGCGCGGTACCTCGGGGAGAAGTCCTGGGTGAAGCGCTTCAGTGAGGCCAACCGCGTGGGGACCTACCTGCGCGTGGTCGTGAAGGGCAGCATCACGGCCGGAGATGCGATCCGGATCAGCAGCGTCCCGGACCACGGCGTCACGGCAGCCCAGGTGTACGCCGGCCTCGACGAGACACGCGCCCTGGCGCTCCTCGATGCCGCAGCCCGGGGAGCCCTGACGCTCACCCCGCAGGTGCGCAAGGCCGCCCTGCACGCCCGGAAGGTCGCGGCGCCGGCCTGA